In Klebsiella aerogenes, the DNA window CGATCGCCTGTGGGCTAATGCGCGTCTGTTCCGTGAAAAAATGACCGCCGCGGGCTTTACCCTCGCGGGCGCCGATCACGCGATTATCCCGGTGATGCTCGGCGAAGCGACTATCGCGCAGGCGTTCGCGCGCGAACTGCAGAAAGAAGGTATTTACGTCACCGGCTTCTTCTATCCGGTGGTACCAAAAGGCCAGGCGCGTATTCGCACCCAGATGTCGGCGGCGCATACCCCTGAACAAATTGAACATGCGGTGGAAGCCTTTACCCGCATCGGCAAACAACTGGGCGTCATCGCCTAATAAGGGTGCAAGATGAAAGCGTTATCCAAACTGAAAGCGGAAGAAGGCATCTGGATGACCGACGTACCGGAACCGGAAGTCGGCCATAACGATCTGCTGATTAAAATCCGTAAAACCGCGATTTGCGGTACCGACGTGCACATCTACAACTGGGATGAATGGTCGCAGAAAACTATCCCGGTACCGATGGTGGTAGGGCATGAGTACGTGGGGGAAGTGGTGGGTATCGGCCAGGAGGTGCGCGGATTTAAGCTTGGCGATCGTGTTTCCGGCGAAGGGCATATTACCTGTGGACACTGCCGTAACTGCCGCGGCGGGCGCACGCATCTGTGCCGTAATACCATCGGCGTGGGCGTCAACCGCCCGGGTTGTTTCGCGGAATATCTGGTGATCCCGGCCTTTAACGCTTTTAAAATCCCGGACAATATCTCTGACGACCTGGCGTCCATCTTCGACCCGTTCGGCAACGCCGTGCATACCGCGCTCTCCTTCGACCTGGTCGGCGAAGATGTGCTGGTTTCCGGCGCCGGCCCGATCGGCGTGATGGCGGCAGCGGTGGCGAAACATGTCGGCGCGCGCAATGTCGTGATTACCGATGTTAACGAATACCGTCTGGAACTGGCGCGCAAAATGGGCGTTACCCGCGCGGTCAACGTGGCCAAAGAAAATCTCAACGATGTGATGGCGGAGTTGGGGATGACCGAAGGCTTTGACGTCGGTCTGGAGATGTCCGGCGCGCCGCCGGCGTTCCGCACCATGCTCGATACCATGAACCACGGCGGTCGTATTGCGATGCTGGGGATCCCGCCGTCGGATATGTCTATCGACTGGACCAAGGTTATCTTTAAGGGGCTGTTCATCAAAGGAATTTACGGACGTGAAATGTTCGAAACCTGGTACAAGATGGCGGCGCTGATCCAGTCTGGTCTGGATCTTTCACCGATCATCACCCACCGTTTCGGCATTGACGACTTCCAGAAAGGTTTCGATGCGATGCGCTCCGGCCAGTCTGGCAAAGTGGTGCTGAGCTGGGATTAAGCTTCACGCTGGCCTTTTCATCAATACTTAAAGCGCCTGCGGGCGCTTTTTATTTAGATTTAGATAACATTTTTACGATCTCTCATCGCCATCGCACTATTTATACATCGATTTTTTGCTTATTCGTTTATACAGTTTGTTTAATCTCCGTTTACCCTTATAAACACTATGTTTAAGCTCTCAGTATGCTTGCTTACCTGTAATTCAGCCCGCTTATTACGGGAAGTATTGCCACCTCTGTTGCGGGTGGCGGATGAGTTTATTGTCGTTGATTCCGGAAGCACGGATGAGACGTTGCGAATATGCCAGCAGTTTGGTTTAACGGTCCACCATCACCCGTACGCCGCTCATGGCGCGCAGATGAACTATGCGACGTCGCTGGCGACTCATGACTGGGTGCTGTGCATGGATAGCGATGAAATTCTTGATCAAGAAGTTGTCGCGGCGATTCAGGCGCTTAAAGCGGGAGATGAGCCGGATCCCAGCTGCGCGTGGCGCCTGTCGCGTTACTGGTTCGTGCTTGGCGAACAGGTGCGAACGATTTATCCCGTCTCATCACCCGATTATCCGGTACGCCTCTTCAACCGCCGTCAGGCCGCGTTTAACCTGCGCCCGGTGGACGACCAGGTCGTTGGCCACCTGACGTCCACCAGGCTGCCGGGAGCTGTCCGCCACGATACCTTTTATTCTCTGCATGAGGTGTTTAACAAGCTCAATAGCTATACCACCCGCCTGGTGAAGACGCAGAAGGTCAGGCCGTCAATTAGTCGCGGGATTATTAGCGCGATCGGCGCGTTTTTTAAGTGGTATCTGTTCAGCGGGGCGTGGCGTAACGGCAAGGTCGGGGCGGTAACCGGGTTATACGCCACCTTGTATAGCTTTATGAAGTATTTCAAAGCCTGGTATGCCCATGATAGCAGGCAGCAGGGAACCGTGACGGAGAAGCGCACGGATCCCTGAGCAGAACTAGTTGGTGGGGCTATCCCAGCCTTGCCATTTTAACTGATAATACTGTACCAGCGCGCTCTGGCTGATACTTTCGCTGAGAATGTTAAAGAAGCGACTGGCATTCACCGGATCCAGCGGGCGCTTAGGCTTGCAGTACTTCACGCCGTGGAACGGGTTACGCGGTTTCTGCTGCTGCGGCACATTCTGCGCAGGCGGCAGGGCGTTGCCCGGCGTTGAGTTATCGACCTGCGGCTCGTTCAACAGGCTGCTCGGGCGCACCAGCGTAATATCCGGCGGCAGGCTGTACACCATCTGCTGCAACACCCGCACCGTCGAAGGATGCGGATGGCCAATGGCAATGGCTGAGCCGTTGCGGCGCGCCAGCGCGATGGCGCGGTTGAACTGGTTGCGGATATCCGCCTCATTCTGTGTATCGTCAAGGAACACCTTACGCTTGATGACCTTCACACCGGTGCCCTGCGCGGCTCGCATAGCTTGGGTATTGCCGATGGTGACGCTATCGAGGAAATAGAGGTTGTAGCGCTCCAGCGCCTGCATCACCTTCTGCATGCCGAACAGGTTAGAAGTCATGGCGCTGCCCATATGGTTGTTCAGCCCTACGGCGTACGGCACTTTGCCGTAGGCTTCGCGGATGATGCGCTCGATCTCGGCGCTGCTCATATCCGGGCGTAGGGTGTCTTTTTCCAACGGCTGTTTACTGATTGGCGCCATCGGCAAGTGGATCAGCACTTCATGACCCAGGTTATGTGCTTTGGTCGCCATTTCCCGGGCGTGGGGCGCGTTTGGCAACACGGCGACGGAAATCGTGGGCGGCAGCGCCAGTACCTGGTTTTCCGTTTGCGGACGATAGCCGAAATCATCGATGACGATAGAGAGTTTGCCGGCGAAAACCGGCGCCGCCGTAGCCAGCGAACCGGCTACAGCAAGTGCAATCATGCGAAATTGAAGCAAAACTTATCTTCCCAACCACGGCTGTGGATTGACCGCCTGACCCTGGCGGCGAATTTCGAAATAGAGTGACGGACGACCCTGACCGCCGCTGCTGCCTACGAGCGCGATAGCCTGGCCCGCGCGGACCTGAGTACCGACGCTGACCAGCGCGCTTTGGTTATAGCCGTAAAGACTCATGTCGCCTTTGCCGTGTTCAACGACTACGACCAGGCCGTAACCCTGCAGCCAGTCGGCGAGGATCACCCGACCATCGGCAATGGCTTTGACCTCGGTGCCTTCAGACGCCGCGATAACCATTCCTTTCCAACGTAGTTCACCTTGCAGCTGTTCGCCATAACGATGAAGAATTGTTCCGCGTACCGGCCAGAAGGCCTGCCCGCGCGGCGCGCCGAGGCCGCCGGTTCGCGACATCAGCGAACGTTCGCTTTCGGTTGGTTTATAGGTTGTGCCTTTACGGGAGGCTTCCTGCTGACGGTCGTGCACTGCCTGGGCATCGCGAGCTTCACGATCGGCGCGGGCTTTGGCTGCCGCTTCTGCCTGGGCGATGCGGCCGCGCAGGCGCGATTCGTTGGCCCGCATTTCGCTGAGCTGCTGTTGGCCTTTCTGGATGGAGGATTCAAGGCTGGAGAGCGTCTTTTTACGCTCGTTACGCGCCTGTTCAAGCTTGGCTTGCTGCGCTTTTTGCTCGTAAACCAGCGTCTGTTGCTGGCTTTGCTTTTCTTCCAGCATTGATTTTTGCACCGCGACTTCTTCGCGCGTCTGCTTAAGCTGGGCGATAGTCTCCTGGCGGGCCTGGTTGAAGTAACCGAAATAGGCCTGCAGGCGCTGGT includes these proteins:
- the tdh gene encoding L-threonine 3-dehydrogenase — protein: MKALSKLKAEEGIWMTDVPEPEVGHNDLLIKIRKTAICGTDVHIYNWDEWSQKTIPVPMVVGHEYVGEVVGIGQEVRGFKLGDRVSGEGHITCGHCRNCRGGRTHLCRNTIGVGVNRPGCFAEYLVIPAFNAFKIPDNISDDLASIFDPFGNAVHTALSFDLVGEDVLVSGAGPIGVMAAAVAKHVGARNVVITDVNEYRLELARKMGVTRAVNVAKENLNDVMAELGMTEGFDVGLEMSGAPPAFRTMLDTMNHGGRIAMLGIPPSDMSIDWTKVIFKGLFIKGIYGREMFETWYKMAALIQSGLDLSPIITHRFGIDDFQKGFDAMRSGQSGKVVLSWD
- the envC gene encoding murein hydrolase activator EnvC, with protein sequence MRGKATYSITWIATAVRSVLYASALSAGVLLCATSAHADDRDQLKSIQADIAAKQRAIQQQQQQRSSLLAQLKAQEEAISAAARKLRETQDTLNQLNKQIDDMNASIAKLERQRASQERNLAAQLDAAFRQGPHTGMQMILSGEEGQRNQRLQAYFGYFNQARQETIAQLKQTREEVAVQKSMLEEKQSQQQTLVYEQKAQQAKLEQARNERKKTLSSLESSIQKGQQQLSEMRANESRLRGRIAQAEAAAKARADREARDAQAVHDRQQEASRKGTTYKPTESERSLMSRTGGLGAPRGQAFWPVRGTILHRYGEQLQGELRWKGMVIAASEGTEVKAIADGRVILADWLQGYGLVVVVEHGKGDMSLYGYNQSALVSVGTQVRAGQAIALVGSSGGQGRPSLYFEIRRQGQAVNPQPWLGR
- a CDS encoding glycosyltransferase family 2 protein, whose product is MFKLSVCLLTCNSARLLREVLPPLLRVADEFIVVDSGSTDETLRICQQFGLTVHHHPYAAHGAQMNYATSLATHDWVLCMDSDEILDQEVVAAIQALKAGDEPDPSCAWRLSRYWFVLGEQVRTIYPVSSPDYPVRLFNRRQAAFNLRPVDDQVVGHLTSTRLPGAVRHDTFYSLHEVFNKLNSYTTRLVKTQKVRPSISRGIISAIGAFFKWYLFSGAWRNGKVGAVTGLYATLYSFMKYFKAWYAHDSRQQGTVTEKRTDP
- a CDS encoding divergent polysaccharide deacetylase family protein, which produces MLQFRMIALAVAGSLATAAPVFAGKLSIVIDDFGYRPQTENQVLALPPTISVAVLPNAPHAREMATKAHNLGHEVLIHLPMAPISKQPLEKDTLRPDMSSAEIERIIREAYGKVPYAVGLNNHMGSAMTSNLFGMQKVMQALERYNLYFLDSVTIGNTQAMRAAQGTGVKVIKRKVFLDDTQNEADIRNQFNRAIALARRNGSAIAIGHPHPSTVRVLQQMVYSLPPDITLVRPSSLLNEPQVDNSTPGNALPPAQNVPQQQKPRNPFHGVKYCKPKRPLDPVNASRFFNILSESISQSALVQYYQLKWQGWDSPTN